The region ATCACATAGGTACATATTGTAACTACCCATCTttggaatgcatttcatgcaACCTATGCGCCCGCGTGGCGTTTTGCAAGGTAAAGTTGTGCAGAATGCCGCCCATCGTTATGCGGATAATTACTTTGTAGCCTTGCGTTCTTTAACACTTCATCGTGCATCAAATGTTGCATCGGTTGATACGAAGTTGAAGTTCTATGAAAGTGTTGGCCAATTGCTATACGCTGGGCCGTTGACTTTGTAAGGGTTATGAATAGCACATGATCAATTTAAACCTCACCAAGATATGTTACTTTATGGCTAGCTAACTACGTCCGCTAGTAGCTAGTGTTACTttgtaacgttagttagctataGTTCCCGCGACAGTAACAATGAATGACTTCTCTGGCTGGGGATAGTGACCGCGCGCATTCTATGATCATGAGCTAACTTTAGTATGATGAGGGGGAGTTGCAGGAAGGATGTTGACATTCTCTAGCGTAGTTCAAAACGAATACTAGTATGCTACGTCATTTATTCATATTCTCTATTTCTTGCACAATATAGCAACAAGTTCATAAAAACAAACTCAATGATTCTGTTCCACAGGTGGCTGAGCTGGTGGTGGACAACTGTCGGTCCAGTGATGGAGAGGTGGAAGGGCTGTCAGATGACTACAAGGAGCTGGAGTTCCTCAGCATGGTCAACGTGGGGCTCACCTCCCTGGCTAAGCTGCCCTCCCTGCCAAAACTGCTCAAGGTGAGCATCATCTTCTGTCCAAGATCTTATTTTGCCACTGGTCATGGAGATGTTAAGATGGTTCAcccacataaaaaaaaatgtaatacaagtAAAATGTATTAATCTGTCTAGCCACATACTATAGTAGTCAAGTGGACGACGCATAAGATATTAAGCAATTTTTTTGGTCTGTACTATATAATACTTGTGAACGTAGTATTTTTTCAGATGAATCAATATCTGTCCTCTTCAGCTGGAGATCAGTGATAACATGATCGTTGGAGGTCTGGACCAGCTGTCTGAGAAGTGTCCCAACCTGACGTATCTCAACCTGAGCGGCAACAAGATCAAGGAGCTCAGCACTGTGAAGCCTCTGGTAAGGGAACCCCCAAACAAAGTACATTCCACTTAATGGATTCCAATCACAATCATTATTACAGAATCTTAACAGCAACATTGTGATTGCAGAAAAACCTGAAGAACCTGAAGAGTCTGGACCTGTACAGCTGTGAGATCACCACTCTGGAGGACTACAGGGAGAGTGTCTTTGAGCTGCTGCCCCAGGTCACCTTCCTGGACGGCTATGACCACGAAGACAACGAGGTGCCAGACTCAGAGGCTGACGATGGTGAGCAACGACGGGGCTGGGAGGGGACGTGTGCCCTTGTCCTAGAGCATTACAGAGAATTAACCCAATGTTGTCCTCCCCACAGATGACAACGAGGGGCTAGACTCAGAGGCTGATGATGGTGAGCAACACAGGGCTGGGAGGGGACAGACTGAGGAAAGGCTGGGAGGATGAACTTAAGACATGTGCCATTGTCCTAGAGCATTACAAAGAATTAACCCAATGTTGTCCTCCCCACAGATGACGAGCACACAGCCGGCCCCACCAGAGATGGGGACGATGACGAGGATGATGAGGGTTCCGAGGGCGAAGAGGTGGGACTGTCCTACCTGATGAAGGATGGCATTCAGGTAATCATTCATCAAACCCATGTGCAGCTAACAGTCTGTCCCTTAGAGGATACACACGAGACAGTGTATAGTCCAAATCCCTTAGAGGATACACAGCAAATGTCAATTTACATTTATTTCCTGATTCTACACGTTGACAGTTTTTCGGGGATGGAGTATTTTCAACCTATGTTCTGTTTCCCCTTAAAATAAAGTAGGGACTCCGCTCAGGCATCTTTCTccacctgctacgttaggttagggGATTACTGCAGCCACCTGCTGCTTTCTAGCTGTTCATGTTGATTGAAATGTTCTGGCCCTAGGatgaggaagatgatgatgactatgttgaagaggaggaggaagaggatggagtAGGAGTCCAGGGAGAGAAACGGAAGAGGGATGCAGAGGACGAGGGAGATGACAGCGATGGAGATGACGACTAGCCCCTCCTGTAACAGCATGGGATCACAACTAGGCTAGAACAACAGGAACAGGAAATAGTTTGTGAATATTTTTTTTGTGTACCATAGATATTACTGTAGAATCTAAGTGTTTTAATTTGTTTTGTACATGTTCCATACAAAAAGGAAAGCGGTTTAGAATTATAAAATGGAATGTGGTTTTGTAACATGACAGATGTGGGGAGGGGCTATAGCGTTCAGACAAGGTGATGTTTGAGAAGTTGTAGTGGCCCATTTCAACTCCATCTGGTTGTGATTGTCTCCTATGCCATGTTCTCCCAAGACTTTAGTTGTCAAGCGAAAAGCTCCATGTGCTGTCTGGTTGGCTCATAGTAAGGTTAatatgggaggagctataggaggacaggctcattgttaTGGCTAGACTGGAATCAATGGAacgatgtatatattttttaacatttatttaactaggcaagtcggttgagaacaaattcttatttacaatgacggccaacccctaacctggacaacgctgggccaattgtgcgccgctatgattgggactcccaatcatagccggttgtgatacagcctggaattgaaccagggtctgtagttacacctctagcactgagatgcagtgccttagactgctgtgccactcgggtatcaaccacatcaaacatatggaaaccacacgtTTGACTcggttccattccagccattacaatccTCCTGTAGctactcccaccagcctccactggtttataTGTAGACACGTGGCCAACGAGCAATGTTTAACAGTGACCCGGGCAGAAAGGAACCTTAGTGAGTTGTTAGCCCCTCCTATCTGTTCACCTACACTATATGTACCCTACCTGCGCTGTATTGTAGGGATTGCTGACTGTTTCCTAAGTACTTTGTTTAGGCCCTGGGATTTGATACCTTTAAAGTTTGTCCGATCGCGGTGTCATCAATTCACTTTTAATTCCACAATCAAACAGCCGACTTGTaagttttctttttttaatgtattgtgCTAGGGCTGCAGATGACTCTGGGCGATGTAGTTTTCAGGTCTCTGGGTAATGTAGTTTTCAGGTCTCTTACTATAGCTCTGATCGTCATCAAGGAAGCCCTAGAGGTGTGTTTAAAGAGCTAATTCGTGTTCAGGCTACACTGAGTTAATTCTGGACCAGTTTAGTGGCATTCTAAAGCTCAGGTGGACCCAATCTCTGAGAAGGACCTGGTGATAAACAGGTACACAGTTAATGGTCTCATCTGTCCTGAATCCAACTTGGTACCCTGGACTTCTGTCATATCCCaatggaaaaatatatatttctgccTCCTTTTTGTTTCTGTTTGGAGTTTTATGGTTTTACTGTGCAAGAATTTTAAACTTGTATGACTATGTAAATAGACCTTTTATCTTTTCTGTGTagtgtttgcttgtttttttgtttttaaacatGCAATATCTGTCCTTTatttttaataaacacaaagCACATGTCAGGATGTAAAGCTTCAGACCCCGACgctcaacattttttttttgtgtctTATTTTTTTTGCCTCAGCTGTTGAGAAAGTCATGTTTTGGAATTTATGTTAATTCATCTTCTGAAgtgtttttaaataaataaattctgTTAATTCTTATGTTTTAACTTTTTTCCATCAAGTTATTTAATGGGAATAGTACTAACTTTGACCCTCCAGATGAATAactgtttctggtcacaggtcaGTTTTATTCTGATATCTAATGGATGTGTACCCCATCAGTAGGTCTGAACTCTGAAGAGAGGCCAGTTGAAGACATGAACCAGGTGGTGGTGCTATAGCCTGTAGTTTAACATTGAAAGCCCAGAAACCTCAATCCGGGCAACATTCAGCTCTGACGCTTCAGTACGTTTTGCATTGGATTTGGGTGATGGATGAAACCTAAAAGCCccaaatacacacaaaaaagAACGAAGCTAGTTGTAATTTTGATCAGGTCATTTTTGTTGATTTTTAAGTTTTAGATTTCAAGCGGCAATCAGCATTTGAAGCTAACAatgcacccccctcccccttgttttggtaaaaagctgagggatggggctggagaaatgtcacCACTCAAATCTTTAGCTTTGTATGAATCATCCATAATATCTAAATGAGAGTTTTAGctgtgttttgaggctatatagtttaCTTTtgttaataaacattgtaaaacaagctattttgggttctgatggggtacaacagttgaactaagctcatgagttatttataagttatatttaagcaataaggccagagttatggtatatggccaatataccactaaTGGCTGTCCTTAGGCGTGACGCAATgcggaggtgccttattgctattatgaactggttaccaatgtaattagagctgTAAAAAAAAGTACATTCCAAAATAGGTGTCATCTTTTTACCAAACCACAGGAAGATTGTTCAATTGTTTTCATGTTGCACAGCACAGACGTGTTTGTTTTGATAAAATCTGATTTTGTGTTTTAGACAATCATATGGGGGGTCAAACGACATTAGGAGGGTAAACTCGaaactggattttaaagaactcATTTCAACTCTGAAAGACTCCAGAAAGCGGGCGATTATTTCAGGCCCAGTGCCATCGCTGGGCTGCGGCAGCAAAGATTCAGCGGGCTACTGGCATTACAGTATAAAAGCTTTGTTGGCATAACTTTTATAGACAACTTTTGGAAACAGAAGATGCTCTACAGGAATGATAAAGTCCATCCAAGTCATCTTGGTGCCTGGGCCCTTTCCTCACATTTCAAGGccgcgttgagacaatgacttatcagtgACCCAAGCCCTGCTCAGATAATCCCTACTATTGTGTTGCTGAGTTGTTGAAGGGCTGCTGCAAATGTACATTTTCCCAGGGGTGTTGGCAGTCACAATGTAAGTAACGAAATTTGTTACTCTAAATGCTTCTGTAAATCCAACAGCTATTGTcagcagtaatcatgtgcctatgaacctgagttatactgttagcactgagatGTTTTGCCATAGCAAGAATCCCACTAAACAGTGAACAGTTCTAATATAAATATCGCTGTCATGTCTTCCTCTGATAAGaatcccagtaaagcaataaaaacaatcaagATTCCCAGAAAAGCGCAAAAAGTAGCCCACATTaacataagaaacaaggttcatgaaatcaactTGCTAACAACAGAAAGCATTCCTATACTGGCTatatctgaaactcacttagataattcctttgaagatacagtggtagcaatatatggttataacatctacagaagagACAGGAACGGCAAGAGGGGTATTGCTATTGATATTCAGAGTCATATTCCTACAAAGcctagagaggatctcatgtcaaatgctgttgaagtaatatggctacaggttcacctgTACctcaaagttacctctgctgcaaagtaaaagttcattagagttaccaacctccgaaattgcagcccaaataaatgcttcacagagttcaagtaacagacacatctcaacatcaactgttcagaggagaatgcatgaatcagaccttcatggttgaattgctgcaaagaaaccactactaaaggacaccaataagaattagagacttgcttgggccaagaaacacgagcaattaatattcgaccggtggaaatctgtcctttggtctgatgagtctaaatttgagatttttggttccaactgccatgccTTTGTGAGCcgaagagtaggtgaatggatgatctccgcattggggttcccaccgtgaagcatggaggaggaggtgtcgtggtgtgggggtgctttgctggtgacactgtgattatttagagttcaaggcacacttaaccagcatggctactacagcattcttcagcgatacgccatcccttctggtttgcagttagtggaactatcatttgtttttcaacaggacaatgacccaacacacctcaaggctgtgtaagggctatttgaccaataaggagagtgatggagtgctgcatcagatgacctggcctccacaatcacctgacctcaacccaattgagacggtttgagatgagttggactgcagagtgaaggaaaagcagccaacaagtgctcagcatatatgggaactccttcaagactgttggaaaataattcctggtgaagctggttgagaaaatgctactttgaagaatctaaaatacttttttgcttactacatgattccatatgtgttatttcatagttttgatgtcttcactattattctacaatgtagaaaatagtaaaaataaagaaaaacccttgaatgagtaggtgtgtccaaacctttgactggtactgtatataataaaataatattatatacactgagtatacaaaacattaagaacacctgctcttccagacatagactgaccaggtgaatccaggtgaaagctattatcccttattgatgcaacttgttacatccacttcaatcagtgtagatgaaggggaggagacaggttaagaaTCATTTTTAattcttgagacaattgagacatggattgtatatgtgtgccattcagaggatgaaggGGCAAGACAAACGATTCAAGGGCCTTTGAaccgggtatggtagtaggtgccaggcacaccggtttgtgtgaagaactgcaacgctgctgggtttttcacactcaacagtttcccgtgtgtatttagaatggaccaccacccaaaggactaacagccaactttacacaactgtgggaagcattggagtcaacatgggccagcatccttgtggaacgctttttgacaccttgtagagtccatgccccaaagaattgaggctgttctgagggcaaaagggggaggggtgcaactcaatatcaggaaggtgttctttatcttttgtacgctcagtgtatatCAGAATATGTCACCCCAACACTTTTCGAAAGGGGAGTTTATGGTAGTATAGTTCAAAACTTtaaattctgtattttatttgttgtgttgtttcctgtttggacaccaggaagagtaccCACTGCCTCtaaatactaaatactaaatCAGCAGGATTTCGTTAGTTAAAAGCATATGACTGTTTAGCCCTGTTTGTGTAATGCTGTGTAGCTATCTGCTATCATCATCCCTGGCCCCTCCATAGTCTGATAATAGTGGTGTTCTGTGATCCGTATCAACATCTGTTAATACTGTACATCCACCCCAGTACAACAAAAGCTAGGTCATGGGGCCTAATACCCAGGCCAGACGGATCAAAGCCCAGTGTATTGAGGTGAACTGTGGCTGGCAGTGACAGACAGAGTAGCTTAGCGATCTGAGTAGGGCACCACACTAAAAGGTGGCATGTCCCACCACGGCTGGCTCACCCCGGGCAGCACCGCTCATCAGCAAGAAGAGAGATttccccctctcatcccctccctcctcacccaccAGCCGCCTCTGCCTGCCCTGCGCCAAATCACATACCACCcgtctcttcctctccctgctcATCGAAGGGATTCAGCCGGCCCAGCGCCGAATCCTGCCGGGGATCATAACTCATCTCGCTTTTGAACGCATTCCAGAGTCACAAAAGCGGCTGTCAAGTCTGTGTGTAGCATCTGCTGggctatccctccctccctcctccatcaccatcaccatcaccaccacctccCTACCCTCTGTCTCCCTAGCCGTCAGACACACTGCATCATCAGTGGAATGGACAGAGAAAGGCACTGTAACAGCAGAGAGAAGCAGACTCCACAAGGTGACCCAGGGTGACCTCCAGGATGACTAACCCCATGGCATGGCCAATGTCAGGGTCAGTCAGTACCCCTCACCACCCCTGTCCCTGAGCCTCCATGTTCCCTGCCTGGGGCCATGCAGGGGTGGGCAGATCACCAGGGCACAAGTGCCCCCATTTAGGGCTCCACTGGGGCACTTCCAAGGGCAATAGAGGCCACTTCATTCAGTTTAGGCATCCAGGGGGAACATTACTCAGTGATATGATGAATGATGCTCTGTGGACTGTTTGAGGGAGCTGGTTGAAGTTGATACTGTGTGATGATCACACTCAATCAGAATGTTATCACAATACACAACAATTGATAGATTTTATATATCAGAATATAGTTTAAAACAAGAGGAAATTGGTTTCACAGAAGAATAATCCataaaacacaacacattacactaGCAGAAAGACAATGGATTGTGTCTTTGAGAAATGCTTACTGATAACAACATTACCACACTGCGATACTACTGTTTGAAAGCTGATGAGGGTTAGGGCTGCCTGTCTGCTGTTGAATAATTCACAGCCACACACAATAGCACAGACATTAGAATTGTCATTGCTGTCCAGTTTGGGAGGAAGCACCACTTAACATTGTctggcaagagagggagagagagagagagagagagagagagagagagagagagagagagagagagacagaaacagagagggagagagagagagagacacagaaacagagagagagagagagagacacagaaacagagagggagagagagagagagagatacataaacagagagggagagagagagagacacagaaacataaacagagagagagagagacacagaaacagaaacagagagagagagagagagagagaaacacagaaacagagagagagagagacacatacagaaacagaaacacacagagagagagagagagagacagagagagagagagagagagagagacagagaaagagaaaacagagagagagagagagagacacacagagagagaaacagagaaagagaaacagagagatagagaaagagaaactgagagagagagcgagaggaaggagagagaaagatagagagataaacagacagagtgagaaacagagggagagaggagagagaaagagagagaaacagagagagtgagagagagacagagagagataaggagagagagagagagagtttgtatAGAGCATGGCCTTGTCAGGTGGCTGATGGACTCTTTCATCAGTCAGCATCTCTGATCATATGGAGGTATTGTTCACTGCAGTTACATAACTCTGTCATCATGCATTCTATAGCTATCCCAGGCCCCATAAATCCCCTCTGGCCTggaatcacacacagacacataccatATACACTTAGGCCATACCATATGCATATATACTACTGCATGTCAACACACAGTCCCATAAATCCACGTGCTGCTGTACATGGTGGAGTTGATTTCACATAACTTCTGCTATCACTATACGTACACACTGTTATATTGATCATCAATTTATTATTGATGTTTGTTTTTTGGTCCTCAGCTACTTCCCTCATTGCAACACAAGTACAAACACGcatttatgcacacacacacacacacacacacacacacacacacacacacacacacacacacacacacacacacacacacacacacacacacacacacacacacacacacacacacacacacacacacacacacacacacacgcccctgCATTAACCTTCCCCTCCTTCCTCACTGTGTCTGTAAGCCAGCAAATCACAGTGCTCGGGCTGCTCCTTGCCTTATATGGACAATCAGCTTCTAGGGGGAAGGGTTTCCCTGAGCCGCTGCAGTTACACTGGGCTTTTTGTCTGCCTGCCTACCTTCCATATGCACACATGGCTAAGCATGGTTAACTTATGCATCAATTATGTATGGTTGTCAATGGGGGATTTGTGATTTCTTTTCTTCTTAACAAATCGTTCTCCGTTTCCACACACAGAAGCAAGCCAGTGCACACGTACAGGAGGCCTCACTGGAGCTTCGGCTGTCTTTTAAGACTCTGACAGTCTGCTGACACAGCAAAGAAGGGAATCTCCCAAAAGGAGTGTATCAGCAGAACGCATCCCtggaattacacacacacacacacacacacacacacacacacacacacacacacacacacacacacacacacacacacacacacacacacacacacacacacacacacacacacacacatattcaaacacattcaaacacacactgcCTGTGTTCTCCCGCTCTATTCCTCACAGCCCACTGCTCCTACCATCCTTAATCCCCTTGAGAGCTCAGAGACTGTGTCCCATCCCCAGAGAGGAGCAGAGTCAGACTGGTCCAAGGGTCAAGCAGCTGGagggtgtctcctctcccctcctttcccctctactcctctcccttcctctcctcacccatttctcctcctcctctcatgtcctctcccttcctatccttccctcctctcccctctctcctcctcttgtctcctctcctctccccctcgaCCTGGAGGCTCAGCCCAACACAATCTCACCCCATCACACCCAAATCTCCATGGTGAtcaaagctaaaataaatccccACTGAACACAACAGAGcacattcacaaaatacatgaTCTTCTGATGGGGTGAGGGAAGTTGCAAATAGTTAAAGGCAAAATCAGATGTAagcaaagtcaaatcaaatgagCTTGTAAATAGCTAGGCAAAACAAAATGTAAAgtgaatgtaaaaaataaatgatagcCTACTTTAGCGCCCAATGATCTCATGACTTGgggctctattcagtctgtaTGGCTGAAGCGTTGCAGATTCctcaatagaaatgtaaaggttgTTTCAGATTGAGCCAAGATATGCAACTTTTACCGTGAATGCGGTCTCCACTAAAGcgagaacattgcctttaaatttgaATCACGGTGTAAAGCAGAAATTCCGTAatgcagattgaatagagcccctgGTCTCTTTACATGATGCAGACTTGTATGAATGACAAGCTCAGGAATATTGGCCAGTAGCATATTGTCCTGCAATAAGGTTAGAGCACAACATTCTTTGCAGGTGTCATGGCATTTGAACCCTCACAAACTTTGTCAGTTGTAGTATTCCAGAGATATAGTGTCACGCTGATATAAATGATtggggagacaggcgcaggaatgcgtaatagttgtTTTTATTAGGcaccaaattacggcgtgccgtgtaaaggcacgggacgaagaccaaacaaacaagtAACAAAagcacagggttgaaacccaaacaaaagagcgaggagaacCTTGAATAGATAACACTAGCGCACAATGATTATCAGACCCGTAGTCACCTGCTCAATCCACAATGGCACAGAAAGcccaaacacacagcacaggtactcacacgcaccaacggacattgtaacaataattgaCAGCACCAAGGTAAACAAAGGACAtatatgaactcagcaaaaaaagaagcgtcctctcattgtcaactgcgtttattttcagcaaacttaacatgtgtaaatatttgtaaaaaatgtttgcatctgagctcttagagtgtgcggctttcctttattttctagtgttctgctccgctagccagcacctcgcctttataggtgtgcgtttcttttttctagattattaaatatttgtatgaacataacaagattcagcaactgagacataaactgaacaagttcc is a window of Salmo trutta chromosome 37, fSalTru1.1, whole genome shotgun sequence DNA encoding:
- the LOC115177560 gene encoding acidic leucine-rich nuclear phosphoprotein 32 family member E, translated to MEMEKRISLELRNKTPAEVAELVVDNCRSSDGEVEGLSDDYKELEFLSMVNVGLTSLAKLPSLPKLLKLEISDNMIVGGLDQLSEKCPNLTYLNLSGNKIKELSTVKPLKNLKNLKSLDLYSCEITTLEDYRESVFELLPQVTFLDGYDHEDNEVPDSEADDDDNEGLDSEADDDDEHTAGPTRDGDDDEDDEGSEGEEVGLSYLMKDGIQDEEDDDDYVEEEEEEDGVGVQGEKRKRDAEDEGDDSDGDDD